A DNA window from Pseudorasbora parva isolate DD20220531a chromosome 5, ASM2467924v1, whole genome shotgun sequence contains the following coding sequences:
- the c1ql2 gene encoding complement C1q-like protein 2: MIVALAIAIPLLVRTSAVSAHYEMIGTCRMICDPYNPKPSATALEVMQDLSAIPPSFAQGTRGEPGRPGKPGPRGPPGEPGPPGPRGPPGDSGRPGFTGITSGTARTETGDVGPALGNIKIAFYVGLKNPHEGYEVLRFDDVVTNVGNHYDPTTGKFTCQVSGIYYFTYHVLMRGGDGTSMWADLCKNGQVRASAIAQDADQNYDYASNSVVLHLDSGDEIYVKLDGGKAHGGNNNKYSTFSGFILYPD, translated from the exons ATGATCGTGGCGCTGGCCATCGCAATTCCGCTTCTGGTCCGAACCTCCGCGGTTTCAGCGCACTACGAAATGATAGGCACCTGCCGGATGATCTGTGATCCGTACAACCCCAAACCGAGCGCCACGGCGCTGGAGGTGATGCAGGATCTCAGTGCCATCCCACCATCTTTCGCTCAAGGGACTAGAGGGGAACCGGGCCGTCCGGGCAAACCCGGACCCAGGGGTCCACCTGGCGAACCTGGTCCACCTGGCCCAAGGGGGCCACCTGGGGACTCGGGCAGACCTGGATTTACCGGCATCACATCAGGCACGGCGAGGACTGAGACTGGAGACGTTGGTCCAGCGCTAGGGAACATAAAGATCGCGTTTTACGTCGGTCTCAAGAATCCCCACGAAGGCTACGAGGTGCTTCGGTTTGACGATGTAGTGACAAATGTCGGAAACCACTATGATCCCACTACTGGCAAGTTTACGTGTCAGGTGTCGGGGATTTACTACTTCACCTACCATGTGCTGATGCGCGGAGGGGACGGGACAAGCATGTGGGCAGACCTCTGTAAAAATGGACAG GTCCGCGCGAGCGCCATCGCGCAAGACGCCGATCAGAACTACGACTACGCGAGCAACAGTGTCGTGCTGCACCTGGACTCTGGCGACGAGATTTATGTCAAACTCGACGGCGGGAAGGCGCACGgaggcaacaacaacaaatacaGTACATTCTCTGGCTTCATCCTGTATCCAGACTGA